The sequence below is a genomic window from Oncorhynchus nerka isolate Pitt River linkage group LG7, Oner_Uvic_2.0, whole genome shotgun sequence.
tggaaacctgttctctggagtgatgaatcatgcttcaccatctggtagtctgacagacaaatctgggtttggcggatgcatagtgccaaatgcatagtgccaactgtaaagttctgtggaggaggaataatggtctggggctgttttatggtttgggctaggccccttagttccagtgaggggaaatcttaacgctactgcGTTATTTTCAGTAATGTTATGTACAATGACATCCTAGACAATtctttgcttccaactttgtggcaacagtttagggaaggctctttcctgtttcagcatgacaatgcccccatgtacaaagcaaggtccatacagaaatagtttgtcgagatctgtgtggaagaacttgactggcctgcacagagccctgaccttaaccccaatGAACACTTTTGTGATTAATTGgtacgccgactgcgagccaggcctaatcgcccaacctcactaatgctcttgtggctgaatggaagcaagtccccacagcaatgttctaacatctagttgacatccttcccagaagagtggaggctgttacagcagcaaaggggggggaccaactctatattaatgaccatgattttggaatgagatgttcaatgaacaggtgtccacatacttttggtaatgtagtgtagctaccggggcggcagggtagcctagtggttagagcgttggactagtaaccgaaaggttgcaagttcgaatccccgagctgacaaggtacaaatctgtcgttctgcccctgaacaggcagttaacccactgttcctaggccgtcattgaaaataagaatttgttcttaactgacttgcctagtaaaataaaaataaataaaatagatgATAGACTGTAGTTTAAATCCAATTAGGCTGTTCATTAGGCTATTATGTTTTCCTAGATACAGGTGAAGACTGATCAAGGCATGTGGGGAAAGCTAGAACGACAGAACTATAATATTAGATTGAAAAACTATTTCCTAATGGTAGATTAAAATGACAATATTTCTGAAATTGAGAATCTGTTTTACACCCTTGCTGTCTAATCTTTATGCCAACTGTGTAGCCTCCCATTATATGAGTGGAAGCTCGTGTTGTTCAAGCTGACCAGTGACCTATTTTCAGTAACGTTATGGCAGGGGGGTGGGTTTGAGGAGTGGTTAAAAAGAGATCCTTTTCGCATATCTAGCTATCTGATATTACAGACTGTGATAGCCAGctcaatctagctagctaatgttagttgGTTAGCAATCTAACGTCAGCCACTACTAGATATACGAATGCACTGCAgcttaaatatatttttgttttactaGCTAGCTGTTAGTTAGTTAGCAAGTTGCCACCAAGGAGTCAACATTCGTTTTTTTGTTTAGAAAATAGCTAACGTTAAACCCAACTAGCTAGTTAATGCTGGCTACCTAGCTAGCACTGCagctgactagctaacattagctagccaaCTGTTGTTGACTTGCTAGCTATATCAGACTGTaaccatttaaaatatatatatatatatatatatatatataataatccgTGATCGGAATGAAAACTTACGTGTTTGAGGCACAAGCAAAATTGCTGCGACAATTTCACACCTCTGCTAACTAGGTATAGTAGCTGGTTTAGCAAGCAAGCCACTCCTACATCTCCTCGCGGTGCTATGCAACCAGAGCTTGGGGGTGTCCGAAATTATTTAGATCAAATGATATTAAAACATTTAGGATAAAAAGATTTTCTTTCGTTTTTCTGTTGACatacttggggggggggggggggatcacaaAATCTTCTTTGTAATTCAGCTTTGGATACGGTCTCTCAAGTTTGGGGCCATTCGGGGGGGCTCCATTTTACTGTGCAAGTGGCAGACTCCTAGAGTCCTCTGGGAGATTACACACAGGGGGACCACTCACTGTCCTCTTTTTTTTCAGGGAGTCACTGCCTCTTTGTTGGGTCAAGACAACAATCATCTTTTGGCTCCCAAAGGCCATCGATGAACCAGCCAGGAGAGGGTGTCTTCTTCTCGAATGAGGTTTTAACGTaggttggcatccaataaatgctgcattaccgccacctactagactggagtaaaACTCAATTATACTTTGCttgaaaaaaaaaacgaaaaaaaaaaaactaccaTCGAAAAGAAatacacgtaaaaaaaaaaatgtatgccaTGCCCAACAACCTGAAAGGATGGGataccaccacttaacacaccctgtaactcttctgacatCAAATCTCGCACACCCCaatacctctctgcagctgccaccaaaACCTCTATTTTCTGCGACTTAcgttccatccctgcagtacagttgataaccattgctgtAAATGCcaaaaatccaatcttactgaaacatatatTACTTGTtttatccctctgtactggttcatatatactactcacaccactcctctcaggatccaccccccttgacccatcttcctctactttcttcactgcctcagcatgtGACAACttctactctaaccctggaaacatCAACCTACCTCTCTCGCACAGGACATTTTTGATCCCCCGCCCCATGGGCACTcctacaattaacacataccactaatttccccaatgctacacattcctttgtccttctgcacacttctcacacctaggaacctcccttctACAGACTGCCGtcacatgcccataagcttgacacctgtaacaacgtAATGTATTCGGCACAAAAGATTGTACAGGATAACATATTTCCTAACATCACTTTGTCGGGcaaagactcaacatcaaaaTGCAAAAGAACAGACTGTTCTGTTTCACCAGTCACGCCACCCTGTCTGCGTCACATCAAATGACGAGCATCACTTCAAATGACGAGCATCACAAACACAGAGAATCTTCCCCTTCACTTGGTCAGGTTTCAGttggtacctctctctctctctcttagacctcctctgcctcttttCCTTCCATTCCTCCTCCGAATTCCAAGTATTAGTCTCCTTAGGATAATACTGCACTTCCCCTGACGTACAAATTGTTCTTGCCTTCTCAAGGGACGCCATTTAACCGGCTGTCACAATCTCCATACAATCAGCACAAACACCTCGGGATGTATCGCTCAACAGTGCATCCCACTTATAAAGCCCAGGAGAGGGTGTGGTGGCTCTGGGGTTCAAGAGTTCTCCTCTTTGGACTTCTGTTAAAATCAGGCGCATAATCTATTATCCCATTAGGCccactcatccctctctttcatgAATGATTGTGAGATATTACTACTGTAATGTATTCTTCAAGATTCAAAAGGGGCAATCTGTGGTTGAAACAATAAGAAAAGGGTCACCCCACCTCTGTTCTGGTAAAAAGCTGCGCTGCGGGCCTAGAGacatgtaaccactctcaaattaatagacagagcaatggatgcaaggactgccCAGCCAATAAATCAAGGTTATAGTTCTAAGTATGATTTAAGCCTGTGCAGTGTTTGTTTGCAtgtacaatgtttacaaacattggagtaacaAGCATAGCAACTGCAGCTTGCCCCTTTAAAGTGATAACAATTTGCATAGGGTAGGCCTATCACAAGAAAGGTTGAGAATTCAGCTAATTATTATTTTTGTGGATATTCATTCAATTCAACCCTTTTTAGGCTACATTGTTAGATCCTCCAACTATTATTATACTGGTTGAAGATGTTGCAGTAGCCCAGTTATTGCAACAACTCTGTTCCAAGGACATGGATATTAAGAACACTTCTCACGTGCCTTGAGCAGGGCAAACCATCCTGCTGTATTGGAAAAGGTAGGTCAATTGCCTTGAGTAATGCTTTGCGGCCTCCCTTATCTGTTTCATGACTCAGTTAACGTGTCGTTATAATATTAACACAGAAAACCAAAAGACAATAACCCCAGGCTCTTCAACCCTCAGATCAGCAGGGCAAGAGAAGATGTACTTCAGGACTGGGAAAAACAACCCGTGTGAGTAGCCTGTAGGCATAATAACATCTGTACGATTTTGTTGTTTCGCGGACTGTATAAAGTTTGGCAATTTTGTAGCGTTTCGCTGCGTGTTACAATTTGACAGACTAAATGATAAACAAACTGGAAGCATTAAGAAGTTGAGACTGTTCACGGTACGTGACTTTTGAATAAACTTGCCTCCATATTGCTTTCTGCAGTTAATTTCTAGGATGTCACCTCTACTGACGCTCGCAGTatttgtctgtctgcctctgctGGAGTTCGGGACAAGGGCTCGACCATCTCTCAGTGGCACAGTGGAAACGCCATCGAATACGACAGACAGGATATCAAATGGAAGCCGACAAGAGGTATCAACAGCCGAACATTTAGACGAGGCTTTTGAGGAGCAGGTGAGAATATTATGGAAGGCCGTCTATGCCATTACAGTTTTGCACATTTTTCTAATTTGACGATTTGATGGCCTGATAAATCCTACCCCCTCTAACCTATGTGAACTTTCCTCCACATCTAAATGTGATGAGTTTACGGCATATTTCAGAGACAAGATAACCAACATTAGGCTTAGTATCAGACTTGATTAAAGTTTGATTTGTGCCCTAGCCTGCCAGGTAAAGGCACTATGGATTTATTTTCCCTGGTTGACACAGACATGCTCAGGAAAGTGATTTCACAATTTCACTCCGATCCAAGCCCCCCTTTTCAAAACCGTTTTTAATTGCATATCTGAAGAAGTGAAAGCTATTGTTAACCACTCCTTGTTCACAAGCACTTTCCCCACTGCACAACAACTTATGTTGAAATGCCTTCTGAAGAAATGTATTCTAGATTCTTAAGTTTTTAGAAATTTTCAGCCAATCTCCAACCTTCCATTCGTCAGCAAAATTCGGGATAAATTGATTTTCAAAcagttaaattattattttttaaatgccaACTGTATTAAAAAAAATCCAATCTGGTTATCGTGCCCACCACAACACAGAAATAGTGGTAAATGATCTTAGAGCCAACACAGACGCCAAACAGCTCTCTGTCCTAGTACTCTTGGATTTAAATGCTGCATTCAACACTGTTGAACATGATGCCCTTCTGGACAGACTGGAGAGGTGGGTTAGCCAATTTCTAAATTGGTTTAGGACCTTTTTAACTGGTCTAGAGTTTTTGTCACCCTTCGTGAACATAACTCAGAGAAAATACATATCACATGACACGTTCCATCCACAATGTTTGATTTTTGGTCCGGTGCTGTTCAGTTGATATGTGTTACCCCTTGACAGCGTTATTAGAAAGCACAACATAGATTTTCACTGCTACGCAGATGATACACAACTTTAAAATTTCTGAGTCACCAGAGGATTTTAGCTCAATCATTTAGACtgtattagtgatttaaatacttggatggctcacaatttcctccagctaaatcaagacaagGCCGGGGTACTTACtgttggagccaaagcacagagaTAATCTGGCCGCACATTTTAATTCACGGGCGATAAAGATAAAAAAcctaggtgttgttttagattCTGAACTAAACTTCAAAtcacacattaggaatgtgaccaTAATAGCTTTTTACCATCTGAGGAACATTGCCAAGGTGCGGCCGTTTCTttctcaggctgatacagagacTCAATGCTAttattacaagcaggcttgactactgtaatgctctcctgtctggtctacccaagaaagccattgatcaactgcaaaacatacagaatgctgcagcacgggtaatgaccaagaccagacagagagcacacattacactggttttaaggtctctgcactggctgccttTGAGTTTGAGATGATTCaattggtttttaaatcaatccacgtttgtgcaccccaatacatgtcagacatgcttttaagttatgtacccagtaggtccctcaggtcctctggcactggccttttaactatcctgAAGCCTAagaccaagagacatggagaggcagccttaaGTTATTACGCCCCCAGCTTCTGGAATAGCTTGCCAGGGAACCAGAAGGGGGCCTAAACTGTGGACATATTTGAAAGTGGGTGCTTTTTAGTCGTTCAGGTTTTGTGACTTTTGTTTTTCTTATGTTTGttgtttagtaaatattttagcttttattttcattgttaaCTGTTTTCCTGTGAAGCACATCGCGTGGCATTCCATGtcaaatgtgctgtataaataaagattcatttatatttttatattctCCGGGCATCTCAAATATCTGAATTTGGCCTCAATATATCATTGATACAACTTAATTTCACAGCGACATTATGGATATCATAGTTGATAAGGTTACAACTTAAACTTTCAGGAGAGACACTGATGTCAACAAGACACTAAACCTAAATTGCATCGGTAAAAAGGGGTTGCACTAAATTGCATCAGTTGAAAATGAGCTGGCTGGCTAAAACTGTCACTTTTACAGTAATATTCATTAATGTGCGCTATCCCTGTAAAACAAAATTGAATAAAGTAAAAATATAAAGTAGCCTAGCTATTATAAGTCTCATAATGGCAGTGTTTTAACACTAATGATTATCCTTCTTGCCAACAATTTCAGCTGACAATTTACTCTTGTCAATACCCTTTTTCCAGGTCTACTACTTGCACCGTCTGTTCCATCAGTATGGAGACAACGGGACCTTGAACTATAAGGGCCTTCAGATGTTACTGGGCAGCCTGGGACTAGGGCAGGTCAGTGTGTTGGAGATCAGCCACCAAGGGTTGAGGCACAACCATAACACTCTGACACCCCCTCACCCACAATCTCATGACCATGAAGATCAGGAAACGGACACCCCCAGTCCTAGTAGGCCTATTCAACCACCCCCCTCTGTAAAAGCATCCAGGTGAGACAGATATGGCAACTGATTTGATTCCATGATTGTTAGAGATGtgcaatatacagtgccttcagaatgtattcacaccccttgactttttccacatttaaaattgattagttgatttttttttttgtcactggcctatatactgtacaataccccataatgtcaaagtggaatgttttttacattttacattttaactaattaatacaaaatgaaagctgaaatgtcttgagtcaaaaagtattcaacccctgtgttgtgacaagcctaaataagttcaggagtaaaacattTGCTGAACGAGACacttaagttgcatggactcggtTGTGCAAAAATATTGTTTAGCATGATTTttgtaccccacatatacaattgTCTGTAAGGTCCCTAATTTGAGCAGtaaaatgaaaacttgttctcaactaaataaaggtgaaataaaaatttgaacacagattcaaccacaaagaccagggtggttttccaatgcttcaacaaagaagggcacctattggtagatgggtaaaaaaacagactttgaatatccctttgagcatggtgaagttattaattacactttgtatggggtatcaatacacccagtctctacaaagatacaggtgtccttcctaactcagtttccagagaggaaggaaaccgctcagggatttcaccatatggtgactttaaaacggttacagagtttaattgctgtgataggagaactgaggatggatcaaggggtgtgaatactttctgaaggcactgtatgtagccACTTTTGAAGTACTGAGGTTTTGGCATTCTAGTGTTCATTAAGCTATGAATAGTTACACAATGACATCTGAATAAACTGTGCTGCCTCTTCTCAACGCCCTCTGAAAGAACTCCACAGCCTGGGATATCAGGGCCTGCTGGATCTGGGTCTGAAGAGGGCAGTGCATTATCCTCTGATCATGTGATTAAAGAAGACATTCTTCTATGGTCATCCGCTATTGCACACTCTATTTCTGTCCAAGGAATGTTTGACTCCCTTGTGTCAAATCACCCCACTACGAGGCATCTTCATGGGAACGTGAGTAGTCAATAAAAAAATGTTGATCTGGCTAATGTTTTGTGCCAAATGCACAATGTTAACAACTGAATTCTGCTTACTGTTCTTGGCTAAATGTCATCCTCTCAGGTGATGGTTTTTATTCAAAATTGTTAAGATAAGGAGGAAGTTAAAGGAAAATGGTGTTCTGTTGTACATGCCTGGCCAATGAATGTTTTGGGTCCCTTTTGTCAAAATAAACCACTCTTAGAGTTAATGAGAGAATCCACTATCAAAACATTCCCCATACATAAACAGTTTCTGTGGACAGTGATGACTTTTAACCCTTTCCTTTTCAGTGTCTGAACGTTACTCAGCTGTTGTGGAATTTCGGTCTGGAAAAGGCATCCCACATCACTCCTGCCCACTTCACCCTCCTGTGCCCAGCTCTGTTGTACCAGATTGAGAGTGGCGTGTGTCTACGCCACCCAGAAACCCATAGTGCGGAGTCAGAAAGGAGTGTGACTTTCCTCAAAGGTGCATTAATGAAACTACCAGCTATGACAGGAAATTATTTATCGATATAGTATGTTTTAAAACTCGTTGCATAACTTTACATTTATGACACCTAAACTTCACATAACCCTGGAAACTACAATACCCTATTGACCAAGCAGAATGAATACAACATCTAAATGAATACAATATATTGTTTGTTTTGCAGCTCTGGGATGGAGCTCCTTGGCTCTGGTTGTGATCAGCCTGCCGTCTCTGCTGGCTCTGAGCCTGGTACCACTCCTGCCACCCGCCCGCCTCCGTTCCTTCCTCTGCCCAATGACAGCCCTGGCTGTGGGGACGCTGTGTGGAGATGCCTTGCTGCATCTCCTGCCTCACGTAAGTACCCATCCAAACTGTCAAACACTATATAAATACCAGTGCTGCTGTCTCTGTTTAGTCATGGAGGGTGAATTTGTAAAATCTATTAGTAAATGTTGTAAGGTTAAAACCTGTTGCTGATAGTGAAAACCGTGTCTTGTTGTATCTGTGTCCTGCAGGCTAAGACTGGGCCACACTCAAACCACTCTGAAGAACAGGACTCTATTCTGAAGGGCCTTTGCGTGCTGGGAGGTTGCTACCTTCTTTTCATCTTTGAGAGCCTTCTAGGACTGAAGACCCATTACAAGGTTAGATGGATTAAGATAATAAAGGGGCGAGTTTAATGCTGTTGTCACTGTTTTATAATACACTGTGCAtagtatattgaacaaaaatataaatgcaacaattttaaagatTTAGCTGAgttagtcaattgaaataaattcattgggccctaatctatggatgggtgggcctgggagggcgtAGGTCCACCCACGTTGGAGCCAGGCTGACCCACTGAGGAGCTAGGCCCAGCTGGCGCCTAGCCAAACTCGGCTAAGTGAACCGAACGAATGTGCTCACATATCCCCTTTTAAAAGACATTAGCTAGAAAAGTGGCAATAGTATTGTTTGTCCATCTTGAGAtgccgtagccagtatacacttcctcataaatcagaattaatctaagataagaaatctgtcattcattttTAAATTTTTGCAGGATCTTAGTTGCGCAATTTTTTAATCTCACCAAGATGTGTTGTGCAGTATTTTTCAAGTCAATTTTTTTGCATTAAAACTTGCTGTCTGTTGTTGAACGAcaacaaacacttaattgaagaatccctactgttgaccaatcaccgacaaAGGGGTGTAGACTTCGGCTTCTGATCTTTGGCTTGTCTCAAGAATGTTTTTGTGTGTGCACAAAAAGCCCCCAAAAAACCCTGCCGAagaccaaaacaaacaaacacataatATATGCCCAAACTGTTTCGGATGGGAAGCATGAGGACGCCTTTAGGCCCTATTCTCACTATGAGATATGAAGACGTCTGAGGAGCAGGGGTGGCGAAAGAGAATTCTACTTTTCAATTCACATTACATCCTTGCCTAACATTTTGTTGTAGCTGGCCACATTACATCCTTGCCTAACATTTTGTTGTAGCTGGCCACATTACATCCTTGCCTAACATTTTGTTGTAGCTGGCCACATTACATCCTTGCCTAACATTTTGTTGTAGCTGGCCACATTACATCCTTGCCTAACATTTTGTTGTAGCTGGCCACATTACATCCTTGCCTAACATTTTGTTGTAGTTGGCCACATTACATCCTTGCCTAACATTTTGTTGTAGCTGGCCACATTACATCCTTGCCTAACATGTTGTTGTAGCTGGCCACATTACATCCTTGCCTAACATGTTGTTGTAGCTGGCCACATTACATCCTTGCCTAACATTTTGTTGTAGCTGGCCATATTACATCCTTGCCTAACATTTTGTTGTAGCTGGCCATATTACATCCTTGCCTAACATTTTGTTGTAGCTGGCCACATTACATCCTTGCCTAACATTTTGTTGTAGCTGGCCACATTACATCCTTGCCTAACATTTTGTTGTAGTTAGCCATTTTGTTGTAGCTGGCCATATTACATCCTTGCCTGACATTTTGTTGTAGCTGGCCACATTACATCCTTGCCTAACATTTTGTTGTAGCTGGCCACATTACATCCTTGCCTAACATTTTGTTTTTACCTGGCCACATTACATCCTTGCCTAACATTTTGTTGTAGCTGGCCACATTACATCCTTGCCTAACATTTTGTTGTAGCTAGCCATTTAGTTGTAGCTGGCCATATTACATCCTTGCCTAACATTTTGTTGTAGCTGGCCACATGACATTCTTGGTCCGCAGCTCAAATTGACCTTAAATATTTCTGTAGCCAGTAAGCACAAACTATTCAACATTGATAGAAACATTTCTTCTTAAAAACAATACATtattgaataatgcaaccaaaccatattatactcttgaataatgcaacatTTTACAAGCATGTATCTGCAGACAATTAGTGTTATTTTCTTATCTGTAGGCTTCACTCCTTAAACGTTATCTTCAAGACATAAGCACAGAGTTGCTATAACAGCATGTCTTCAAGTGACAGCCTATCGAGAAAAAAAGAGCGATTAAACCTCTAATAGGAATATAAAGGTACATGAGGCCTACCTTACAACAAAGCAGGCTTCATCGTGCAAATCATTACATGAGGTAAAAGCAAATTGCGACAAAGTGGGTATAAGTGAATTCACTGCAAGAAGCTGTTTTATATGGAAGTCCATAAACGCCATAAAATAAAATGCCTCGTGATTTGTCAATGTGCACAATTAGTCTGTTCTTCAGTCTGATCAGCAGTAGCCTACTGATAACAACTGCAGCTTCAGGTAGCCTAGAGAAGCCTATGCGATCTGATCCCATTTGGGCTTGGCCAGGAGaaaaataatcatgttttttatAGCCTCAGCTTTGTATTTATAGCCTAAAATAGGTCCATTTTATTTGTATTCTGAGAAAATGTGAATTTGATAACATTTGGGTTATGTTCACACTTCAGGTGGCTAGGATAGTCAGGCCTTTTTAATAAAACATTACTGACTGGAATTAATTTAATCAGCACAATAGTGATGACATACTCATAGTATCTTTTTCATTACAAATGCAAAGGCCTACACGATGCAACCAGCCATACAGCGAGCTCGGcactgttcttttttttttttgtccaatCGTAGTTCTCTGTGTAAGGGGTTTTAAAGTTGTCATCCTCCCTAGGGCCAGAAGTTATGTGACCTGATTAGAAAATAATCTGGTCCCATTTTATAGCCCATGTGAAActgctttttaaaaaaaaaaaaaaatgtacagctGATTTATTACTATGTCATACACTACAACTAGGGTCCAGTGTTGGTTAGGTTAGCCTACTACCagatcaggaaaaactctgggccccaGGAAAACAATCCCCCCTCCCACTCTATGACCTGTGGTGCTTACTTGTTTttgatccccattagcttttgcagaagcagcagctactcttcctggggttcacacaaaacatgacaagtaacaaaacactgatacactCAGAGAAGGAAAGTCACACAAACTAAAAATTCAACAATATACAACAAAAtgtatacaaacaatacaacaaagtgtctgtgtgtgcaccACCTCTGAAATCaccacacaatgccacaaatgaaAAAAACATATCCTATTTGTACTATCTACATTTCTACATTTGTATGATCTTCCATAGTTTTATGTAGCTCAGTGCATATAGCTGACAGCTACTGTG
It includes:
- the LOC115132394 gene encoding zinc transporter ZIP5-like, whose protein sequence is MSPLLTLAVFVCLPLLEFGTRARPSLSGTVETPSNTTDRISNGSRQEVSTAEHLDEAFEEQVYYLHRLFHQYGDNGTLNYKGLQMLLGSLGLGQVSVLEISHQGLRHNHNTLTPPHPQSHDHEDQETDTPSPSRPIQPPPSVKASRTPQPGISGPAGSGSEEGSALSSDHVIKEDILLWSSAIAHSISVQGMFDSLVSNHPTTRHLHGNCLNVTQLLWNFGLEKASHITPAHFTLLCPALLYQIESGVCLRHPETHSAESERSVTFLKALGWSSLALVVISLPSLLALSLVPLLPPARLRSFLCPMTALAVGTLCGDALLHLLPHAKTGPHSNHSEEQDSILKGLCVLGGCYLLFIFESLLGLKTHYKKAKRKEQNTSIELYPERERTALQSETQSSEHGHGHSHGPPSKEEAGIGSLVWMVVMGDGIHNLTDGLAIGAAFSQSLAGGLSTTIAVFCHELPHELGDLAVLLGAGWPVRRLVLFSAVSALLGFVGLLTGSVLGHQSAQISPWILTLTAGVFLYVALADMLPEMLHGDPGPMGPWTRFLLQNLGLLTGGAIMLCIALFEDHIAFNLGDI